The Dyella caseinilytica genome has a window encoding:
- a CDS encoding acyltransferase family protein yields MTVPSKRLASLDALRGCTVAAMLLVNDPGDWDHVFAPLDHSPWNGCTPTDLIFPFFLFVVGVSTAFSLVPRHEQGVAAGELARTALWRALRIIGLGLLLHVLAWWWDPGEHMRFPGVLQRIGVCFAATALFALYTKPRTQWSAIAVLLLGYWGLLILGGSLDRWVNIVSRTDTAVFGHFVYLIDPATGRGHDPEGLLSTLPSIGTALLGLRMGSWLRAGNQKALLVAGVIMLLAGALWSMVLPLNKNLWTSSFVLWCAGWSTLALVLFHVCIDQRGWPAIGRRFGVNAIAAYAGSELLQVILPALGWQDPLYQHLFSNWITPMAGPYIASLAFAVAFVAVWWVIVWAMDRQGWYAKL; encoded by the coding sequence ATGACCGTGCCATCCAAACGCCTAGCCTCTCTCGACGCCCTGCGTGGCTGCACCGTCGCTGCCATGTTGCTGGTCAATGATCCAGGTGACTGGGATCATGTTTTTGCACCGCTGGATCATTCGCCATGGAACGGATGCACGCCTACTGATCTGATATTTCCGTTCTTCCTTTTTGTCGTCGGTGTATCGACGGCCTTTTCGCTGGTGCCGCGTCACGAACAGGGCGTGGCAGCAGGCGAACTGGCGCGTACAGCACTGTGGCGCGCGTTGCGTATCATCGGCCTGGGCTTGCTGTTGCATGTCTTGGCATGGTGGTGGGATCCCGGTGAGCACATGCGCTTCCCGGGTGTGTTGCAGCGCATTGGCGTGTGCTTCGCGGCAACGGCTCTGTTTGCGCTGTACACGAAGCCGCGCACGCAATGGAGCGCGATCGCTGTACTGCTACTGGGCTATTGGGGGCTCCTCATACTGGGCGGCTCGCTGGACCGTTGGGTGAACATCGTCAGCCGCACCGATACGGCGGTGTTCGGTCACTTCGTCTATCTCATCGATCCGGCTACCGGTCGCGGGCACGATCCGGAAGGCCTGCTCAGCACCCTTCCATCCATCGGTACGGCGTTACTTGGCTTGCGCATGGGGAGCTGGCTGCGCGCAGGCAATCAAAAGGCGCTGCTGGTTGCAGGCGTCATCATGCTGCTTGCCGGTGCCCTGTGGTCGATGGTGTTGCCACTCAATAAAAATTTGTGGACTTCATCGTTTGTGCTCTGGTGCGCTGGCTGGTCCACCCTGGCTCTGGTGCTGTTCCACGTGTGCATTGATCAACGTGGCTGGCCGGCCATCGGGCGACGCTTTGGCGTCAATGCCATCGCCGCGTACGCGGGTTCGGAATTGCTGCAAGTCATCCTGCCCGCGCTGGGTTGGCAGGATCCGCTCTATCAGCATCTGTTCTCCAACTGGATCACGCCGATGGCGGGTCCCTACATCGCGTCGCTGGCTTTTGCCGTCGCGTTTGTTGCGGTTTGGTGGGTCATCGTTTGGGCAATGGATCGTCAGGGTTGGTATGCAAAGCTCTGA
- a CDS encoding beta-N-acetylhexosaminidase translates to MQHRKTPSATAFARRWRCVARLTSLLVCLVLSDVIVAAQTTPEPMLPLMPWPSQVDIGKGEFPVSAHTPIVIADHDPATRLTANYLADLLRRTRGLSLTVKDADGTTPINAIVLRRDPQAPVLAHEGYALVITSKGIRINARDEAGVFYGAITLWQLLTPNAQKGAVNVPQLNIQDQPRFTWRGLMLDSSRHMQSVADVKQLLDQMAQHKLNVFHWHLTDDQGWRIEIKRYPELTRIGAWRTPPDAGHDGEPQRYGGFYTQEQIREVVAYAAARQITIVPELDMPGHAQAVIASYPDVGVTGGRPNVSADWGINPYLYNVDDASFQFIENVLDEVMALFPSHYIHLGGDEAIKDQWQASPAVQAKMHALHLKDEDALQGWFMGRLGAYLTSHGRRLIGWDEILDGGVPADATVMSWRGADGAIKAAKMNHDVVMSPSPDVYFDNVQSDLPQEIAGRAPELDLTNVYAFDPVPKALNPSQAAHVLGAQANVWTEHLPSMQHVQQAIFPRLDALSEAVWSPAATRNWQGFLVRIPAQFARYSTQHISYSNSAFAPSAVLDINAALDSGSAQVTLQNQAQYGHIRYTLDGGAPNPNATLYTKPINVKLPATLRAATYADDGSLLGAMETRVLDRTTLLSHKGVELPQCPGDQDLMRMQPMPDANSLAPVFLTNSFNACQLYPATRLNGIGKVHADVVRLERNYALAHDQKLVVSHPHATPYGELVIHRDTCTGAVIASMPLPDPARSERRFSLDASVPPQQGTHGLCLIFTAPTEGSFYALDRIQWLPEK, encoded by the coding sequence ATGCAGCACCGCAAGACACCCAGCGCGACGGCCTTTGCCAGGCGATGGCGTTGCGTTGCGCGCCTGACAAGCTTGCTCGTGTGCCTGGTGCTGAGCGATGTCATCGTTGCCGCCCAAACAACTCCCGAGCCGATGCTGCCACTCATGCCATGGCCATCGCAGGTGGATATCGGCAAGGGCGAGTTCCCGGTGAGTGCCCATACGCCCATCGTGATCGCCGACCATGATCCCGCAACACGGCTCACGGCCAACTATCTGGCGGATCTGCTTCGTCGCACGCGCGGTTTGTCACTGACGGTGAAAGACGCCGACGGCACCACGCCAATCAACGCCATTGTGCTTCGTCGCGATCCACAGGCCCCGGTGCTCGCGCACGAAGGCTATGCGTTGGTCATCACCAGCAAGGGTATACGCATCAATGCCCGCGACGAAGCTGGCGTGTTTTACGGCGCGATCACACTGTGGCAACTACTTACACCGAACGCGCAAAAGGGCGCGGTGAACGTGCCGCAATTGAACATCCAGGACCAACCACGTTTCACCTGGCGTGGACTGATGCTGGATTCCTCAAGACACATGCAGTCCGTCGCGGACGTGAAACAACTGCTGGATCAAATGGCCCAGCACAAGCTCAACGTGTTTCATTGGCATCTTACGGATGATCAAGGCTGGCGCATCGAAATCAAGCGTTATCCCGAGCTGACGCGTATCGGTGCTTGGCGCACGCCACCCGATGCTGGGCACGATGGCGAGCCGCAGCGTTACGGCGGGTTCTATACGCAGGAGCAGATCCGTGAAGTGGTGGCGTATGCCGCCGCGCGCCAGATCACCATCGTGCCGGAACTGGACATGCCTGGCCACGCGCAAGCGGTCATCGCCTCGTATCCCGACGTTGGCGTGACTGGCGGTCGACCCAATGTGTCAGCCGATTGGGGCATCAATCCCTATCTCTACAACGTCGACGATGCGAGCTTCCAGTTCATTGAAAACGTACTGGATGAGGTGATGGCGTTGTTCCCATCGCACTACATCCATCTTGGTGGCGACGAAGCGATCAAGGATCAGTGGCAAGCATCACCAGCCGTGCAGGCGAAGATGCACGCCTTGCATCTGAAAGACGAAGACGCTTTGCAGGGCTGGTTCATGGGCCGGCTGGGCGCGTATCTGACCAGCCACGGACGCCGGCTGATTGGTTGGGATGAAATCCTCGATGGCGGCGTACCGGCTGATGCCACCGTCATGTCCTGGCGCGGTGCCGATGGCGCCATCAAAGCCGCAAAGATGAATCACGACGTGGTGATGTCGCCCTCGCCCGACGTGTATTTCGATAACGTGCAAAGCGACTTGCCACAGGAGATCGCCGGGCGCGCCCCCGAACTCGATCTCACCAACGTCTACGCGTTTGATCCCGTACCGAAGGCTCTGAATCCATCACAGGCTGCGCACGTATTGGGCGCACAAGCCAACGTATGGACCGAGCACCTGCCCAGCATGCAGCACGTGCAGCAAGCGATCTTTCCTCGCCTGGACGCTTTAAGCGAAGCAGTGTGGTCCCCCGCCGCAACGCGGAACTGGCAAGGCTTCCTGGTTCGCATACCAGCCCAATTCGCGCGTTACTCGACACAGCACATCAGTTATTCCAATAGCGCCTTTGCACCATCAGCCGTATTGGACATTAACGCTGCATTGGATAGCGGGAGCGCACAGGTAACGCTACAAAACCAGGCGCAATACGGTCATATCCGCTACACACTCGATGGCGGCGCGCCCAACCCGAACGCGACGCTGTATACCAAGCCCATCAACGTCAAGCTACCTGCCACGTTGCGTGCCGCCACGTACGCCGACGATGGCAGTCTGCTCGGCGCGATGGAAACACGCGTATTGGATCGCACCACCCTGCTAAGCCACAAAGGCGTGGAGCTACCGCAGTGCCCGGGTGACCAAGACCTGATGCGCATGCAACCGATGCCCGATGCGAACAGCCTGGCGCCGGTCTTCCTCACCAACAGCTTCAACGCTTGCCAGCTTTATCCGGCGACACGATTGAATGGTATCGGCAAGGTCCACGCTGACGTTGTCAGGCTGGAACGCAACTATGCCTTGGCACACGACCAGAAGCTGGTGGTGTCACATCCTCACGCTACGCCTTACGGCGAACTGGTCATCCACCGAGACACTTGCACTGGCGCTGTCATCGCCAGCATGCCGTTGCCTGATCCCGCACGCAGCGAGCGACGTTTTTCACTTGACGCAAGTGTGCCACCGCAACAAGGCACACACGGCCTGTGCTTGATCTTCACCGCTCCGACCGAAGGATCGTTTTACGCGCTGGATCGCATTCAATGGCTGCCTGAAAAATGA
- a CDS encoding ROK family protein, which yields MSRLAPLNSSTPSHGVLIAIDVGGTKTQIACYDTSTGQLNRTLLDTHAPGLTGAAALHRIIVAAKQCAQLDNVPHLRGVAAVFPGVVRDNHLLMAPNTPGLEGLDLYGQLAAAFATPVITLDNDVKAGALAEHTWGSLHGADHALYVNIGTGLSAAAIIHGEVYRGRNGAALEIGYQLTPFLDHLAPTDWRGLREGVAPMEAMFSGTSLDILARDLWGPERDARDLFRSTDPKATLELQRRLHALASQLVNLSIALDVERIAIGGGVSQQYPVLEPDLTKLLQRLVPFPPTLVSARFVNDAPLWGALELARRAAGTPALPSTMFEASSDDADRNEDPSPKGLHKATQYP from the coding sequence ATGAGCCGACTCGCCCCCCTCAACTCATCCACTCCGTCGCATGGCGTGCTTATCGCGATCGATGTCGGTGGAACCAAGACGCAAATAGCGTGCTACGACACGTCCACAGGGCAATTGAATCGTACCCTGTTGGATACACACGCTCCCGGACTGACGGGCGCTGCCGCCTTGCACCGAATCATCGTGGCGGCGAAACAATGTGCTCAGCTCGATAACGTTCCTCACCTGCGCGGGGTAGCGGCAGTCTTTCCCGGCGTGGTGCGTGATAACCACTTGTTGATGGCGCCCAACACCCCGGGCTTGGAAGGGTTGGATCTGTATGGACAACTCGCCGCAGCGTTTGCCACGCCTGTCATCACCTTGGACAACGATGTAAAAGCCGGTGCTCTTGCCGAACACACCTGGGGCAGTCTGCATGGCGCAGACCATGCGCTCTACGTGAATATCGGCACGGGGCTTTCCGCCGCAGCCATCATCCACGGCGAGGTGTACCGCGGACGCAACGGCGCTGCGCTGGAAATTGGCTATCAGCTGACACCGTTTCTGGATCACCTTGCACCGACGGACTGGCGCGGTCTGCGCGAAGGTGTCGCGCCGATGGAAGCGATGTTCTCCGGCACCTCGCTGGATATCCTGGCGCGCGATCTTTGGGGTCCCGAACGGGATGCCAGAGATCTGTTTCGCAGCACCGACCCTAAAGCCACGCTTGAACTCCAGCGCAGACTTCATGCGCTGGCATCGCAGTTAGTAAATCTGTCGATCGCCTTGGATGTGGAACGCATCGCCATCGGCGGCGGTGTCAGCCAGCAATACCCGGTTTTGGAACCCGATTTGACCAAGCTGCTTCAGCGGCTGGTGCCTTTCCCGCCGACATTGGTGAGCGCGCGATTCGTCAACGACGCGCCACTGTGGGGTGCATTGGAACTGGCGCGTCGCGCAGCAGGTACCCCGGCACTGCCTTCAACGATGTTCGAAGCATCCAGCGATGACGCTGACAGAAATGAGGATCCATCGCCGAAAGGGCTACACAAAGCTACGCAATACCCATAG
- a CDS encoding APC family permease encodes MQNQTQATRDAPQLKRRLGLASAVALNMSQMCGAGPFITIPAMIVVMGGPQAYLGWLLGALLALCDGLVWAELGASLPGAGGTYIYLREAFGKRTGALLPFLFVWTAMLFIPMTMATGVMGFIQYLGWFLPQMTALQGNLAGLALIWITIGLLWRTTRSIGRLGIVLWIVMLVSIICLIAASLSHFNAARAFSFPANAFDLGSSAFWFGLAGSLTIGTYDYLGYNTSAYVAAEVENPGKVIPASIVLSILGMCVVYFTMQVGVLGVVDWHRMLDQNSAAFTSVASVVLNESWGAKAAGIVTVLILITAAASVFAGLLGGSRVPYEAARDGVFFRAFSQIHPRLGFPTWGLLSMGVLTSLGFAIGRLTSLTTLIQLLTTVMILVQSIAQIGALLVLRRKRPDLERPYKMWLYPVPALIALIGWIYIYVASNQNAPGAYPIQWSLAWLLLGSIAYLWWSRTHHLRVKHA; translated from the coding sequence ATGCAAAACCAGACGCAGGCAACACGCGACGCGCCTCAGCTGAAGCGACGGCTGGGATTGGCGTCTGCCGTTGCGCTCAATATGAGCCAGATGTGCGGCGCCGGCCCTTTCATCACCATCCCCGCGATGATCGTGGTGATGGGTGGCCCGCAGGCGTACCTCGGATGGTTGCTGGGTGCGCTTCTGGCGTTGTGCGATGGCCTGGTGTGGGCCGAACTGGGTGCCTCCCTGCCCGGCGCCGGCGGCACCTACATCTATCTGCGCGAAGCTTTTGGCAAGCGGACCGGGGCCTTGCTGCCCTTCCTGTTTGTCTGGACAGCCATGCTCTTCATCCCGATGACCATGGCTACCGGGGTTATGGGTTTTATCCAGTATCTGGGCTGGTTCCTTCCGCAAATGACCGCGCTGCAGGGGAATCTTGCCGGGTTGGCGCTGATATGGATCACCATCGGCCTGCTGTGGCGCACGACCCGGTCGATCGGCCGCCTCGGCATCGTGTTGTGGATCGTCATGCTGGTCAGCATCATCTGCCTGATCGCTGCATCGCTGTCGCACTTCAACGCCGCACGCGCCTTCAGTTTTCCGGCAAACGCGTTCGATCTGGGCAGCAGCGCGTTCTGGTTTGGGCTGGCGGGAAGCCTGACCATCGGCACCTACGATTACCTCGGCTACAACACCTCCGCGTACGTCGCGGCCGAAGTGGAAAATCCGGGCAAAGTCATTCCGGCATCCATCGTGCTGTCGATCCTCGGCATGTGCGTGGTGTATTTCACCATGCAGGTCGGCGTGCTCGGCGTTGTCGACTGGCATCGCATGCTGGACCAGAATTCCGCCGCCTTCACCTCCGTGGCGTCCGTGGTTCTCAATGAATCCTGGGGCGCGAAGGCCGCTGGCATAGTCACCGTTTTGATCCTGATCACGGCGGCCGCATCGGTGTTCGCCGGCCTGCTCGGCGGTTCGCGGGTGCCTTATGAAGCCGCCCGTGACGGCGTGTTCTTTCGTGCGTTCTCGCAGATCCATCCGCGCCTGGGCTTTCCGACCTGGGGCTTGCTGTCGATGGGCGTGCTGACATCACTCGGCTTCGCCATTGGCCGCCTCACGTCGTTAACGACACTCATCCAGTTGCTCACGACAGTCATGATCCTGGTGCAGTCGATCGCGCAAATCGGCGCCTTGCTCGTACTGCGCCGCAAGCGACCCGATCTCGAAAGGCCGTACAAAATGTGGCTCTATCCCGTGCCGGCGCTGATCGCACTGATCGGCTGGATCTACATCTACGTCGCGTCGAATCAAAACGCACCGGGTGCGTACCCGATCCAGTGGTCGCTGGCGTGGCTGCTGCTCGGATCCATTGCCTATCTGTGGTGGTCGCGTACCCATCACCTGCGAGTGAAGCACGCATGA
- a CDS encoding ROK family protein, translating to MQTSSKSNKPTTGTNLEHARLHNRRVVLEAIRQAGRLTRADLTRLTSLTAQTISNIVAELLSESKLSVHAPEKTARGQPPIPLSINPDGGFSIGFHVEQHQIVAVLLDLKGVTRGRRVHAVSYPTFAEALPLLLKCIEWFRRKVSAERLLGIGIALPGPFGVAGMSAVGPTSMPGWDDEQSLALLRERTGLPVLMENDATAAAMGERLYGVAGGLRDFAYLFVGHGLGSGLYLDNRLYSGHWRNAGEIGHVIVVPNGKTCYCGKRGCLERYVSGASLLEHLGVGADQNLSDLDLTDNQHAAGIERWLAEAVPALRHAINVLESLLDPETMLVGGMLSNDILARLIDQSFPLYPSVSGREDRAHARLQLGTAGPDCVALGAAALVVLAELSPDYQALLKA from the coding sequence ATGCAGACCTCATCGAAGTCGAACAAGCCAACGACGGGTACCAATCTCGAGCACGCACGTTTGCACAACCGACGCGTTGTGCTGGAGGCCATTCGGCAGGCCGGACGCCTGACCCGCGCGGATCTCACGCGGCTTACGTCACTCACGGCACAGACGATTTCCAACATCGTGGCCGAGCTGCTCAGCGAATCGAAACTGTCGGTGCATGCGCCGGAGAAAACGGCGCGTGGACAGCCACCCATTCCGCTGTCGATCAATCCGGATGGCGGTTTTTCGATCGGCTTTCATGTGGAGCAGCATCAGATCGTCGCCGTGCTGTTGGATCTCAAGGGTGTTACGCGAGGACGGCGTGTCCATGCTGTGAGCTATCCGACGTTCGCCGAGGCGTTGCCGCTGCTCCTCAAATGCATCGAGTGGTTCCGACGCAAAGTCTCAGCAGAGCGACTGCTTGGCATCGGCATCGCCTTGCCGGGTCCCTTTGGCGTCGCGGGCATGAGTGCCGTGGGCCCCACCAGCATGCCGGGTTGGGATGACGAGCAGAGCCTGGCCTTGCTGCGTGAGCGAACGGGGCTCCCGGTATTGATGGAGAACGATGCCACGGCGGCTGCGATGGGCGAGCGTTTGTATGGCGTCGCGGGTGGACTGCGGGATTTCGCCTACCTGTTCGTGGGACATGGCCTGGGTTCGGGCTTGTACCTCGACAACCGGCTTTATTCGGGTCACTGGCGCAACGCCGGTGAAATCGGGCACGTCATCGTCGTCCCTAACGGCAAGACCTGTTACTGCGGCAAACGAGGGTGTCTGGAACGTTACGTTTCTGGCGCATCCCTGTTGGAGCATCTGGGAGTTGGCGCAGATCAGAATCTGAGCGATCTGGACTTGACCGATAACCAGCACGCTGCCGGCATCGAACGCTGGTTGGCCGAAGCGGTGCCCGCACTACGTCATGCGATCAACGTCTTGGAATCGCTGCTTGATCCAGAAACCATGTTGGTGGGTGGCATGCTTTCCAACGACATTCTCGCGCGTCTGATCGATCAGTCGTTTCCGTTGTACCCATCTGTGAGCGGCAGAGAGGATCGCGCCCATGCACGATTGCAGCTGGGTACCGCAGGTCCGGACTGCGTTGCGCTTGGTGCCGCAGCCCTGGTGGTGCTCGCCGAACTCAGTCCCGATTATCAGGCGTTGCTGAAAGCCTGA
- a CDS encoding asparaginase, translating to MKPTSLFETSRLVLGYFGLAMALAVAAVPASAQTAANTTQNAPAPAARVLVLGTGGTIAGQASTRGSGAYNAGKVSAADLIAAVPGIDKIAQISTDQVASIGSQDMNDKVWFDLVKRIQLAIRNKEADGIVITHGTDTMEETAFFLQTVLDTRIPVVLVGSMRPSTAIGADGPANLYEAVKVAASPDARGRGVLVVLDDAIHGARWVQKTNTTNVQTFESRDAGPVGYVDMGPVRFLRAASPYNGSKLKLPDAPPLPRVDIVYAHANMDGLPVEDAVKRGAKGIVLAGVGDGNTSKEAIDALQAAAKAGIVVVRSTRVGSGFVNRNVEVDDDKRGFVVSLDLNPQKARVLLQLLIANGITQPQEVQKHFDATW from the coding sequence ATGAAGCCGACTTCCCTTTTCGAAACCAGCCGCCTTGTACTTGGGTACTTCGGTCTTGCCATGGCTCTTGCCGTTGCAGCAGTCCCCGCCAGCGCCCAAACCGCGGCGAACACAACGCAAAATGCTCCAGCCCCTGCCGCGCGCGTACTGGTGCTTGGCACCGGCGGCACGATCGCCGGCCAAGCCAGCACACGCGGAAGCGGCGCGTACAACGCCGGCAAGGTCAGTGCTGCCGATCTCATCGCCGCAGTTCCCGGCATAGACAAGATCGCGCAGATTTCCACCGACCAGGTTGCCTCGATCGGCTCCCAGGACATGAATGACAAGGTCTGGTTCGATCTTGTGAAACGCATCCAGCTCGCCATCAGGAACAAGGAAGCAGACGGCATCGTGATTACCCATGGCACGGACACGATGGAGGAGACGGCCTTCTTCCTTCAGACCGTGCTTGATACCAGGATACCCGTCGTGTTGGTGGGCTCCATGCGTCCCTCCACGGCGATTGGTGCGGATGGCCCCGCTAATCTTTACGAAGCGGTGAAGGTTGCAGCGTCACCGGATGCGCGTGGCCGCGGCGTGTTGGTCGTGCTCGATGACGCCATTCATGGCGCTCGCTGGGTACAAAAAACCAATACCACGAATGTCCAGACCTTCGAGTCGCGCGATGCCGGTCCCGTCGGTTACGTCGACATGGGCCCGGTACGCTTCCTTCGGGCAGCGAGTCCCTACAACGGCTCCAAATTGAAGCTTCCGGACGCTCCACCTCTGCCGCGCGTGGATATCGTGTATGCGCACGCCAACATGGATGGCCTTCCGGTAGAGGATGCGGTAAAGCGTGGTGCCAAGGGCATCGTGCTTGCAGGCGTTGGTGACGGCAACACGTCCAAGGAAGCCATCGATGCGCTGCAGGCCGCCGCAAAGGCAGGCATTGTGGTCGTACGTTCCACGCGCGTTGGGTCTGGCTTTGTCAATCGCAATGTCGAAGTGGATGACGACAAACGCGGCTTCGTCGTTTCCCTGGACCTTAATCCGCAAAAGGCGAGGGTCCTGCTTCAACTTCTGATTGCCAACGGCATTACTCAGCCGCAAGAGGTACAGAAGCATTTTGACGCCACGTGGTAA
- a CDS encoding bifunctional aspartate transaminase/aspartate 4-decarboxylase, which produces MADTKHSKYSKLSPFELKDNLIALALSHTDRLMLNAGRGNPNFLATLPRRAFFQLGLFAVSEAELSFSYMSEGVGGLVRHEGLSARFHTFVSQNRDKPGAVFLGKTLSYVRDQLGLDGDQFLLEIVAATLGANYPEPDRMLRISEKIVREYIVREMGVQGMATEEVDLFAVEGGTAAMAYIFNSMRENKLIAPGDKIAIGSPIFTPYLEIPELNDYQLSKVIIEADPKAGWQYPASEIKKLEDPAIKAFFLVNPSNPPSVKIDDAGLEAIAKVVKKRPDLIILTDDVYGTFADDFRSLFAICPKNTILVYSFSKYFGATGWRLGVIAMTRDNIIDQAISKLPEKAKKELDTRYSSLTTEPRKVKFIDRLVADSRAVALNHTAGLSTPQQAQMVLFALFNLMDSRQDYNKALKALVRRRDAELYNKLGMPEKEDTNSVDYYTLINLEEVSRNLYGDAFAQWVLKTQNPTDILFRIANDTGIVLLPGSGFGVLHPSGRASLANLNEYQYAAIGTALRKLAAEYYEQFKKGKK; this is translated from the coding sequence ATGGCCGATACGAAGCACTCCAAATATTCCAAGCTGAGCCCGTTCGAACTGAAGGACAATCTCATCGCGCTGGCATTGAGTCATACCGATCGCTTGATGCTCAACGCAGGCCGCGGAAACCCGAACTTTCTCGCGACACTCCCGCGCAGAGCGTTCTTCCAGCTTGGCCTGTTTGCGGTGTCGGAGGCCGAACTGTCCTTCTCTTACATGTCGGAGGGCGTCGGCGGCCTCGTGCGCCATGAAGGACTGAGCGCGCGGTTCCATACCTTTGTCAGTCAGAACCGCGACAAGCCCGGTGCAGTTTTCCTGGGAAAGACCCTTTCCTATGTGCGGGATCAGTTAGGTCTTGACGGCGACCAATTTCTGCTCGAGATAGTCGCCGCCACCCTCGGCGCGAATTATCCGGAACCGGATCGCATGTTGCGGATAAGCGAGAAGATCGTTCGTGAATACATCGTTCGCGAAATGGGCGTACAGGGCATGGCCACCGAAGAGGTCGATCTCTTCGCTGTTGAAGGTGGCACCGCGGCGATGGCCTATATCTTCAATTCGATGCGGGAAAACAAACTCATAGCGCCTGGCGACAAGATCGCCATCGGCTCACCGATATTCACACCTTATCTGGAAATTCCCGAGCTCAACGACTATCAACTCAGCAAAGTGATCATCGAGGCCGACCCCAAGGCTGGCTGGCAATATCCCGCCTCAGAGATCAAGAAGCTGGAAGATCCTGCGATCAAAGCGTTCTTTCTGGTCAACCCGAGCAATCCTCCCTCGGTCAAAATCGACGACGCAGGACTGGAAGCCATCGCCAAGGTGGTCAAGAAGCGCCCGGACCTGATCATTCTTACCGACGACGTATATGGCACCTTCGCAGACGACTTCCGCTCGCTCTTTGCGATCTGCCCGAAGAATACGATTCTTGTCTATTCGTTCTCCAAATATTTCGGCGCTACCGGCTGGCGCCTCGGCGTCATTGCCATGACGCGCGACAACATTATCGACCAGGCTATTAGCAAACTGCCGGAAAAAGCCAAGAAGGAGTTGGACACACGCTACTCCTCACTGACCACCGAACCCCGAAAGGTCAAATTTATTGACCGGCTGGTTGCCGACAGCCGCGCCGTCGCACTCAACCACACCGCCGGTCTTTCCACACCGCAACAGGCACAGATGGTGTTGTTTGCGCTGTTCAATCTGATGGACTCCCGCCAGGACTACAACAAGGCACTCAAGGCACTCGTCCGCCGAAGGGATGCGGAGCTCTACAACAAGCTCGGCATGCCAGAGAAGGAAGACACCAACAGTGTTGACTATTACACCCTGATCAATCTCGAAGAGGTTTCCAGAAACCTCTATGGTGATGCCTTCGCGCAATGGGTTCTGAAGACGCAAAACCCGACGGATATTCTTTTCCGCATTGCCAATGACACCGGTATTGTTCTGCTCCCGGGTAGCGGCTTCGGCGTACTACATCCCTCCGGACGCGCATCACTAGCCAACCTCAACGAGTATCAGTACGCCGCGATCGGCACCGCGCTGCGCAAGCTTGCCGCTGAATATTACGAACAATTCAAGAAGGGAAAGAAGTAG